In the Candidatus Rhodoblastus alkanivorans genome, one interval contains:
- a CDS encoding class I SAM-dependent methyltransferase, whose amino-acid sequence MNEDRKSHWQGVYTAKAETEVSWFQATPSPSLELLRLAGADRQSAIIDIGGGASLLVDHLLAEGFSDLTVLDLSEAALAKARARLGEAAGRVHWIVGDAAEWAPPKAYDFWHDRAAFHFLTEPAEREAYMERLRRALRVGGAAIIGTFAPDGPQKCSGLSVVRHDSKSLAEALGPGFELLDERRHEHHTPWGSIQKFQFSAFRRTG is encoded by the coding sequence ATGAACGAGGACCGAAAGAGCCATTGGCAGGGCGTCTATACGGCCAAGGCCGAGACGGAGGTAAGCTGGTTCCAGGCCACGCCGTCGCCGTCGCTTGAGTTGCTGCGCCTTGCGGGCGCGGATCGTCAATCCGCCATCATCGACATTGGCGGCGGCGCCTCGCTGCTGGTCGATCATCTGCTCGCCGAAGGTTTTAGCGATCTGACAGTGCTCGATCTATCTGAAGCTGCGCTGGCAAAAGCCAGGGCGCGGCTGGGCGAGGCCGCCGGGCGCGTACATTGGATCGTGGGCGACGCCGCTGAATGGGCCCCTCCCAAAGCCTATGACTTCTGGCACGACCGCGCCGCCTTCCATTTCCTGACCGAACCAGCCGAGCGCGAGGCCTATATGGAGCGCCTGCGCCGCGCCCTACGCGTGGGCGGCGCCGCGATCATCGGCACATTCGCGCCCGACGGGCCGCAAAAATGCAGTGGCCTGTCAGTGGTCCGTCATGACTCGAAATCGCTCGCCGAAGCGCTCGGGCCTGGCTTCGAATTGCTCGACGAGCGCCGTCACGAACATCATACGCCCTGGGGCTCGATACAGAAATTCCAGTTCAGCGCTTTTCGACGCACAGGCTGA
- a CDS encoding M48 family metalloprotease: MLLSLGLPGCFSDGVAPPADGRNGGHGRNDHFHHHPHADRPRRRPESLARLKRSLQHDLHSQSSERVMAGLIGLHALCAKAADKTRKPEWSPSDIRHSMRATERRPHDALRAFGAKPLRCADAPALYAILLDICLRAGLTRVPELFLLPCPGMNAYALGGRDNACISVTRGLLSGLSRDEIAGIFAHEVAHILHCDSSAMNWAVAIQREIADLAMRGVKDLMTRSQDLARIGPQALLLAAAPAMAQLLISALSRARELAADARAIDLIEHPRALVAALCKLEYFHTGLTPFDAHLRHDPTMRALHSHPGTWERIAQLA, from the coding sequence GTGTTGCTGTCCCTGGGACTTCCCGGCTGTTTTTCCGACGGCGTCGCGCCGCCGGCGGACGGGCGTAACGGCGGACACGGCCGGAACGATCATTTTCATCATCATCCCCACGCCGACCGGCCGCGGCGGCGCCCCGAATCTCTGGCCCGGCTCAAGCGCAGCCTACAGCACGACCTTCATTCCCAGAGTTCGGAACGCGTCATGGCCGGCCTGATCGGCCTGCACGCGCTCTGCGCCAAAGCCGCCGACAAGACGCGCAAGCCCGAATGGTCGCCTTCGGACATCCGGCACAGCATGCGTGCGACTGAACGCCGGCCGCATGACGCCCTGCGCGCCTTCGGGGCCAAGCCCCTGCGCTGCGCCGACGCGCCCGCCCTTTACGCCATCCTGCTGGACATCTGCCTGCGCGCCGGCCTGACGCGCGTGCCCGAACTATTCCTGCTCCCCTGTCCCGGCATGAACGCCTATGCCCTCGGCGGCCGCGACAACGCCTGCATCTCGGTCACCAGGGGCTTGCTCAGCGGTCTGTCGCGCGACGAAATCGCGGGCATTTTCGCCCATGAGGTCGCCCATATCCTCCATTGCGACAGCTCCGCAATGAACTGGGCCGTCGCCATACAGCGGGAAATCGCTGATCTGGCGATGCGGGGCGTCAAGGATCTGATGACTCGCAGCCAGGATCTCGCCCGGATCGGCCCGCAGGCGCTCCTGCTCGCGGCGGCGCCGGCCATGGCCCAGTTGCTGATCTCCGCCCTGTCGCGAGCGCGCGAACTGGCGGCCGACGCCCGCGCCATCGACCTGATCGAACATCCCAGGGCCCTGGTCGCGGCCCTGTGCAAGCTGGAATATTTCCACACCGGCCTCACGCCTTTCGACGCGCATCTGCGCCACGATCCAACGATGCGGGCGCTCCACAGCCATCCCGGAACCTGGGAAAGAATCGCCCAGCTCGCCTGA
- a CDS encoding HAD-IC family P-type ATPase, with the protein MKAIVSRLVSIEEMAGMDMLCTDKTGTLTKNELTLGAPSPAANVAPEALLLAAALASRRDAPDAIDAAILAGVTDENAFAPYKLLSFKPFDPVAKRAEAEIETADSKFRVAKGAPQVIIDLCNPTDEERRAIATQVDADAAKGFRTLGVARTDADGNWRFLGLLALFDPPRDDSKSTIAATKAMGVEIKMVTGDHEAIARQIAGQLALGTNIVVAENVIGKDAPADRLPAIVAADGFARVFPEHKFAIVKALQDAGHIVGTTGDGVNHARRSNTPMSALRSAARPTPRAPPPTSY; encoded by the coding sequence ATGAAGGCGATCGTCTCCCGGCTGGTGTCGATCGAGGAAATGGCCGGCATGGACATGCTGTGCACCGACAAGACCGGCACGCTGACCAAGAACGAACTGACCTTGGGCGCGCCGAGCCCCGCGGCGAACGTCGCGCCCGAAGCCCTCCTTCTCGCCGCCGCCCTCGCCTCGCGCCGCGACGCGCCCGACGCCATCGACGCCGCGATCCTCGCCGGCGTCACGGACGAGAACGCCTTCGCGCCCTACAAGCTGCTGTCTTTCAAGCCTTTCGACCCGGTCGCCAAGCGCGCCGAGGCGGAAATCGAAACCGCCGACAGCAAGTTCCGCGTGGCCAAGGGCGCGCCGCAGGTTATCATCGATCTCTGCAATCCCACGGATGAAGAACGCCGCGCCATCGCCACCCAGGTCGACGCCGACGCCGCCAAGGGCTTCCGCACCCTTGGCGTGGCGCGGACCGACGCCGACGGGAACTGGCGCTTCCTCGGATTGCTCGCCCTGTTCGACCCGCCGCGCGACGACAGCAAGTCGACCATCGCCGCCACAAAGGCGATGGGGGTGGAAATCAAGATGGTGACCGGCGACCACGAGGCGATCGCCCGCCAGATCGCGGGCCAACTCGCGCTCGGGACCAATATCGTGGTCGCGGAAAATGTCATCGGAAAAGACGCGCCCGCCGATCGGCTGCCGGCCATCGTCGCCGCCGACGGCTTCGCCCGCGTCTTTCCCGAGCACAAGTTCGCCATCGTCAAGGCCCTGCAGGACGCCGGCCATATCGTCGGCACGACCGGCGACGGCGTAAACCACGCCCGGCGCTCAAACACGCCGATGTCGGCATTGCGGTCAGCGGCGCGACCGACGCCGCGCGCGCCGCCGCCGACGTCGTATTGA
- a CDS encoding GtrA family protein translates to MTRAGRYGAHIGRYLSVGVVCAVTHNAIMIGGDFLHASFALDFAISYLIVTPLGYSLHVRHTFKTSPNWHGLWRYAGANAAGAQISFILTVLFISGFGLSAAIAAPVVTILLFFWNFAATHWALRAMPPGVIQRARAAARRAGASFVANWLRAN, encoded by the coding sequence ATGACGCGCGCGGGCAGATATGGCGCCCATATCGGCCGCTATTTGAGCGTCGGCGTCGTTTGCGCCGTGACGCATAACGCGATCATGATCGGCGGCGATTTCCTCCACGCCTCCTTTGCGCTCGACTTCGCTATTTCCTACCTTATCGTGACGCCGCTGGGTTACAGCCTCCACGTTCGCCACACGTTCAAAACCAGTCCGAACTGGCACGGCCTGTGGCGCTACGCCGGCGCAAATGCTGCGGGCGCGCAAATCTCCTTCATCCTGACCGTCCTGTTCATTTCCGGCTTCGGACTCTCGGCGGCCATCGCGGCCCCTGTCGTGACCATCCTCCTGTTCTTCTGGAATTTTGCCGCGACCCATTGGGCGTTGCGCGCTATGCCACCTGGCGTGATTCAGCGTGCACGCGCGGCGGCACGGCGCGCCGGCGCGAGCTTCGTCGCAAATTGGTTGCGCGCGAACTGA
- a CDS encoding fatty acid desaturase has protein sequence MTQNALFLASLIGLIAGGVWVWAPFVATNVLINVVDDFGGADRTLDEAPPVAMHARNLYLTVVLLVLNATFFAYHFGSGDPLGLAALLHHVGIDLEASRKSTSSLDLILALFAQGFNYSVAISSAHELMHCADSRIKMALSNWIGALVLNPWFMTHHVARHHRYVGLPCDVGTARRGMSVYGYIARSVPGNYAFAARYEKERMARRGLPQWSLQNRFVSGWIILIAIAGFFLFIGGPLGLLAFVASGVVGRVMVESIDYVQHYGLLRVEDEPVTPRLSWDVYRPGTNAILNNLGRHADHHEHPARPSVELHVNADAPELPIGYLKLVTITLVPPLFFKIMQPRLDAWDRDYATGADIAFMKANGIRCFER, from the coding sequence ATGACCCAGAACGCGCTTTTTCTGGCGAGCCTGATCGGGCTGATTGCGGGCGGCGTGTGGGTCTGGGCGCCCTTCGTGGCGACAAATGTGCTGATCAATGTCGTCGACGATTTCGGCGGGGCGGACAGGACCTTGGACGAGGCTCCTCCTGTCGCGATGCATGCGCGGAACCTCTATCTGACCGTCGTGCTTCTGGTTTTGAACGCGACCTTTTTCGCCTATCATTTCGGAAGCGGCGATCCTTTGGGTTTGGCGGCCCTGCTTCATCATGTGGGGATCGATTTGGAGGCGTCGAGAAAATCGACGTCAAGCCTGGACCTGATTCTGGCCCTGTTCGCCCAGGGCTTCAATTATTCGGTTGCGATCAGCAGCGCGCATGAACTCATGCATTGCGCCGATTCGCGGATCAAAATGGCGCTGTCGAACTGGATCGGCGCATTGGTTCTCAATCCATGGTTCATGACGCACCATGTCGCGCGTCATCATCGCTATGTCGGTCTCCCCTGCGACGTGGGCACGGCGCGGCGCGGAATGAGCGTCTATGGCTATATTGCGCGGTCGGTTCCCGGGAATTACGCCTTCGCGGCTCGATATGAGAAGGAGCGGATGGCGCGGCGCGGCCTGCCCCAATGGTCCTTGCAGAACCGGTTCGTCTCGGGCTGGATTATTCTGATCGCGATCGCGGGTTTTTTCCTGTTCATCGGCGGGCCGCTGGGCCTGCTCGCTTTTGTCGCGAGCGGCGTGGTCGGCCGGGTCATGGTCGAGTCGATCGATTACGTCCAGCATTATGGATTGTTGAGGGTTGAAGACGAGCCGGTCACGCCGCGCTTGTCCTGGGACGTCTATCGTCCCGGGACCAATGCGATCTTGAACAACCTCGGACGGCACGCCGATCACCATGAACATCCAGCGCGTCCCTCGGTCGAATTGCATGTGAATGCCGACGCCCCGGAACTGCCTATTGGATATTTGAAGCTCGTCACCATCACTCTCGTTCCGCCGCTGTTTTTCAAGATCATGCAGCCGCGTCTCGACGCGTGGGATCGCGACTATGCGACGGGCGCCGATATCGCTTTCATGAAGGCGAACGGCATCAGGTGTTTCGAGCGCTGA
- a CDS encoding usg protein, with protein sequence MASPDFKRQLEGYGMTTANILYRMPDHPSIIQSFIWQQYDLQPEFPELRKFLQFWKEKIEGPIHRVIVGHCGLIKPAELKLVTAEFQLH encoded by the coding sequence ATGGCATCACCGGACTTTAAACGTCAACTTGAAGGCTATGGGATGACGACGGCCAATATTCTTTACCGAATGCCGGACCATCCGTCGATCATCCAATCCTTCATCTGGCAGCAATATGACCTGCAGCCGGAATTCCCCGAGCTGCGCAAATTCCTGCAATTCTGGAAGGAAAAGATCGAGGGCCCCATCCACCGCGTCATCGTTGGGCATTGCGGCCTGATCAAGCCGGCGGAATTGAAGCTGGTGACGGCGGAATTCCAGCTGCACTGA
- a CDS encoding HAD-IC family P-type ATPase — MSATDAKSPAVSGQRVTPLDEAAAKGLTEAEAARRLAQYGPNALIEHRVSALARLAHFFWGPIPWMIEVAAVLSAVVRHWPDFVVIMVMLVLNAAVGFWQEFKADNAIELLKRRLALQARVLRDGQWQDVAASELVPGDVISIKLGGIVPADVTLLDGDYLGVDQSALTGESLPVDKKPGDEAYSCSIAKQGEMTAVVTATGMNTFFGKTAHLVQQAKSASHFQRAVLKIGNFLILITIGLVVVIGLAALFRHDPLIETVQFALILTVASIPVALPAVLSVTMAVGAKSSLA; from the coding sequence ATGAGCGCCACGGACGCAAAAAGCCCGGCCGTATCTGGCCAGCGCGTCACGCCGCTCGACGAGGCCGCCGCCAAGGGCCTGACCGAGGCCGAGGCCGCCCGCCGCCTCGCGCAATATGGCCCCAACGCCCTGATCGAGCATCGCGTCAGCGCTCTCGCCCGTCTGGCGCATTTCTTCTGGGGCCCCATCCCGTGGATGATCGAAGTCGCCGCCGTCCTCTCGGCGGTGGTGCGCCATTGGCCCGATTTCGTGGTCATCATGGTCATGCTGGTGCTCAATGCGGCGGTGGGCTTCTGGCAGGAATTCAAGGCCGACAACGCCATCGAACTGTTGAAGCGCCGCCTCGCCCTCCAGGCGCGCGTGCTGCGCGACGGCCAATGGCAGGACGTCGCCGCGAGCGAACTCGTCCCCGGCGACGTCATCTCGATCAAACTCGGCGGCATCGTGCCGGCGGACGTCACTTTGCTCGACGGCGATTATCTGGGCGTCGATCAATCGGCTTTGACCGGCGAATCCCTGCCGGTCGACAAGAAGCCGGGCGACGAGGCCTATTCCTGCTCCATCGCCAAACAGGGCGAGATGACCGCCGTGGTCACCGCCACCGGCATGAACACCTTTTTTGGCAAGACCGCCCATCTGGTCCAACAGGCCAAGAGCGCCTCCCATTTCCAGCGCGCCGTGCTGAAAATCGGCAATTTCCTGATCCTCATCACCATCGGCTTGGTCGTGGTCATCGGGCTCGCCGCTTTGTTCCGCCACGATCCGCTGATCGAAACGGTCCAGTTCGCCCTCATCCTCACCGTCGCCTCGATTCCCGTCGCCCTGCCCGCGGTGCTCTCCGTCACCATGGCGGTGGGCGCCAAAAGCTCGCTCGCATGA
- a CDS encoding class I SAM-dependent methyltransferase, producing MAIGAFLRRICGPYEHRVSEAYRSIYVHLDDFVAGIRESQPEAHRILEIGCGEGAVTERLAAAYPQAEILAIDITPRVGRLYRGPAGKVSFEQVAVQDVARKRPGQFDLIVLADVLHHAPPSLHDELLASAKAALAAGGLFVFKDGERDFTPIHGMCYASDRLLTGDRIRFMSATEMRERLDSVFGAAAIEAVARVAPWNNNLAFMVRG from the coding sequence ATGGCGATCGGCGCGTTCCTGCGCCGCATTTGCGGCCCGTACGAGCATCGCGTCAGCGAAGCCTACCGTTCCATTTATGTCCATCTCGACGATTTCGTCGCCGGGATCAGGGAATCGCAGCCCGAGGCGCACCGCATTCTCGAGATCGGCTGCGGCGAAGGCGCAGTAACGGAACGGCTAGCGGCAGCCTATCCGCAAGCGGAGATTTTGGCGATTGACATCACCCCGCGCGTCGGCCGCCTTTATCGCGGTCCCGCCGGCAAGGTTTCCTTCGAGCAGGTCGCGGTGCAGGACGTCGCGCGCAAGCGTCCTGGGCAGTTCGATCTCATCGTGCTCGCCGATGTGCTTCACCACGCGCCGCCAAGCCTGCACGACGAATTGTTGGCTTCCGCCAAGGCCGCGCTGGCCGCCGGCGGTCTGTTCGTCTTCAAGGACGGGGAGCGCGACTTCACGCCGATTCACGGCATGTGCTACGCCTCCGACCGCTTGCTGACCGGCGACCGGATCCGTTTCATGTCGGCGACGGAGATGCGCGAAAGGCTCGACTCGGTGTTTGGCGCGGCGGCGATCGAAGCTGTGGCGCGCGTCGCGCCCTGGAACAACAATCTCGCCTTCATGGTTCGCGGATGA
- a CDS encoding glycosyltransferase, producing MTGPSSDGKPLLSIIMPVFRGEELIGEALESVATEVPPEARGKVEILVIDSSPDDATMNVVRRFEDRLNLRPYDRPDFPMWHAKTNFAVQEARADHLCWLHHDDLWLPGRMKAVESWIAAAPEAPFHFAPSVFVDAAGTVLGEWNCPIDEEGPQPRETFLRGLLVQNYIAAPAPVFRKDAWLRCGGLDETLWYTADWDIWLKLTAQGGARFHKEVATAFRVHGSSLTVTGSRDIADFVDQMRVVLDRHITLLPENRRREIAPVCAASILVNEAVARASRGDASALLRATAATMKLGPRGVATYLRHSRLGERVSARVRAKMRGGM from the coding sequence ATGACTGGCCCATCAAGCGACGGCAAACCGCTCCTCTCCATCATCATGCCGGTCTTTCGCGGCGAGGAGTTGATCGGCGAAGCCCTCGAATCGGTCGCGACCGAGGTTCCGCCCGAGGCGCGCGGCAAGGTCGAAATCCTGGTCATCGATTCGAGCCCCGACGACGCGACCATGAATGTCGTCCGCCGCTTCGAGGACCGGCTGAATCTGCGCCCCTATGATCGTCCCGATTTCCCCATGTGGCACGCCAAAACCAATTTCGCGGTTCAGGAAGCGCGCGCCGACCATTTGTGCTGGTTGCATCACGACGATCTCTGGCTGCCCGGACGGATGAAGGCGGTCGAATCCTGGATCGCCGCGGCGCCCGAAGCGCCGTTCCACTTCGCGCCGAGCGTGTTCGTCGATGCCGCCGGCACGGTTCTGGGCGAATGGAACTGCCCGATCGATGAAGAGGGCCCACAGCCGCGCGAAACATTCCTGCGCGGCCTGCTGGTGCAGAATTACATCGCCGCCCCCGCCCCGGTGTTCCGCAAGGACGCCTGGCTACGCTGCGGCGGGCTGGACGAAACCCTGTGGTACACCGCCGACTGGGACATCTGGCTGAAACTCACGGCGCAGGGCGGCGCCCGTTTCCACAAGGAGGTCGCGACCGCCTTCCGCGTCCACGGCTCCTCGCTGACGGTGACCGGCAGCCGCGACATCGCTGATTTCGTCGATCAGATGCGGGTGGTGCTGGACCGTCACATCACCTTGCTGCCGGAAAACCGCCGCCGGGAGATCGCGCCGGTCTGCGCGGCGTCCATTCTGGTTAACGAGGCGGTCGCGCGCGCGTCGCGCGGCGACGCGAGCGCCCTGCTGCGCGCCACCGCCGCGACGATGAAGCTCGGCCCGCGCGGCGTCGCGACCTATTTGCGCCATTCCCGCCTCGGCGAGCGCGTCAGCGCCCGCGTCCGCGCCAAGATGAGAGGCGGCATGTGA
- a CDS encoding class I SAM-dependent methyltransferase has product MPQPLHYTPLEKIIVSKPADRIRWISRRCSGKQVLDLGAMDETAFAQKRNSGNWLHEEIAKCAKRVVGLDSSSMLPDDGLKTADNACIRRGDIFDLAAFLEREKFTPDTVVAGELIEHIDNPLAFLRLFRSLDILRGAEFVFSTPNATALHNALIGLFGRESTHQDHLCIFSFKTLSTLMRRAGYDDWTITPYHSDFVEMKSRNRGLRGQLVTGGEAAIRAAERAFPLLSFGYIVVTRI; this is encoded by the coding sequence ATGCCTCAGCCGTTGCATTACACACCTCTTGAAAAGATCATCGTTTCGAAGCCGGCGGATCGTATCCGCTGGATCAGCCGGCGTTGCTCGGGCAAGCAGGTTCTCGATCTGGGCGCGATGGATGAAACGGCGTTCGCGCAGAAGCGGAACAGCGGGAATTGGCTCCACGAAGAGATCGCCAAATGCGCGAAACGCGTCGTCGGCCTCGATTCCTCGTCCATGCTTCCCGACGATGGCCTCAAGACCGCCGACAACGCCTGCATCCGACGCGGCGATATTTTTGATCTCGCCGCTTTTCTCGAGCGCGAGAAATTCACGCCAGACACGGTCGTCGCGGGCGAATTGATCGAACATATCGATAATCCGCTCGCTTTCCTGCGGCTGTTCCGCTCGCTCGATATTCTGAGAGGCGCGGAGTTTGTCTTTTCAACCCCGAACGCGACCGCGCTTCACAATGCCTTGATCGGCCTCTTCGGACGCGAGTCGACGCACCAGGACCATCTTTGCATTTTTTCCTTCAAGACTCTCTCGACCCTGATGCGGCGCGCCGGTTACGACGACTGGACGATCACGCCCTATCATTCCGATTTCGTTGAAATGAAAAGCCGGAATAGGGGACTGCGGGGGCAGTTGGTAACTGGAGGGGAAGCCGCGATCCGGGCCGCGGAACGGGCGTTTCCACTGTTGAGTTTCGGCTACATCGTCGTGACGCGCATTTGA
- a CDS encoding phosphatase PAP2 family protein, protein MRPRNAPAIVLIAGIVVATAAACFFLDRSFALFSYAHFHHARAPFVALTDLVDLLEVGAVFGLIWAGFIVAGGRRMGPNGLIALRATLALFLAIGVKQLAKYAFGRTWPETWTCGNPSFIRDGAFGFTPFHGGAGWSSFPSGHEAVVCAVAGCLWTLTPQLRPLCVVAVLAVGVGLLGADYHWVSDVLAGGLIGWLIGLFAARLTFEQRA, encoded by the coding sequence ATGCGCCCCCGGAATGCCCCCGCTATCGTCCTCATCGCCGGAATCGTCGTCGCGACGGCGGCAGCCTGTTTCTTCCTTGATCGCTCTTTCGCTCTCTTTTCCTACGCGCATTTCCACCATGCGCGCGCGCCCTTCGTCGCGCTGACCGACCTTGTCGATCTGCTGGAGGTCGGCGCGGTGTTCGGCCTGATCTGGGCGGGCTTCATCGTCGCCGGCGGCCGGCGCATGGGGCCGAACGGGCTCATTGCGCTACGGGCGACGCTCGCGCTGTTCCTGGCGATCGGCGTCAAACAACTCGCCAAATACGCCTTCGGGCGGACCTGGCCGGAGACCTGGACCTGCGGCAATCCCTCCTTCATCCGCGACGGCGCCTTCGGTTTCACGCCCTTTCACGGCGGCGCCGGCTGGAGTTCCTTTCCTTCCGGCCATGAAGCCGTCGTCTGCGCGGTCGCCGGCTGCCTGTGGACGCTGACGCCGCAGCTGCGGCCGCTCTGCGTCGTCGCGGTTCTCGCTGTCGGCGTCGGCCTCCTCGGCGCCGATTATCATTGGGTCAGCGACGTGCTCGCCGGAGGCCTGATCGGCTGGCTGATCGGTCTGTTCGCGGCGCGGCTGACATTCGAGCAAAGGGCCTGA
- a CDS encoding pyruvate, phosphate dikinase produces the protein MKGETPELGLIGLGGNHELPPALYGSKAAELARMSALGLPVPPAFALSANLCAPILAGEKQAFDLLRAGLAEGVGLLESATGRRLGDAREPLFVSVRSGAEKSMPGMLETILDVGMNPTSAHGLIRATGNPRLAFDSHRRFIQIYAQVVGGMVAQPFEEALARMMRAEDAAHEGELDPEALERLAGEFLALAAAEEAAPPPDPVAQLFFAARAVYLSWQSPRAILYRKMNGLENLLGTAVTIQTMVFGNSGGASGSGVAFSRDPATGAKQLYADFLFDAQGEDVVSGRRTPVDAGALKRRLPEVAAQLAAGAETLEKDRRDVQDVEFTVENGKLFFLQTRSAKRTPRAALKIAVDLATEGLIDKSEALRRVTDVDLTKAGRAAFVQAAPAVARATVAAPGVACGRACFTSAQAEEVARRGEKAILIRRDTSTEDVAGFAAADGILTAIGGRTSHAAVVARQMGKACLVGCATLSIDPDDRAAALGEKRLRQGDWIALDGTTGEISLGQRDIAIAEAKESAILRHWRDEDARRR, from the coding sequence ATGAAAGGCGAAACACCGGAGCTGGGCCTGATCGGCCTCGGCGGCAACCATGAGCTGCCGCCGGCGCTTTACGGCTCGAAAGCCGCCGAGCTTGCGCGCATGAGCGCGCTCGGGCTTCCGGTTCCGCCAGCCTTCGCCCTGTCCGCCAACCTGTGCGCGCCCATACTCGCGGGCGAGAAGCAGGCGTTCGACCTCCTGCGCGCGGGGCTCGCCGAAGGCGTCGGGCTTCTGGAGAGCGCGACCGGGCGCCGCCTCGGCGACGCGCGCGAGCCTTTGTTCGTGTCGGTGCGCTCGGGCGCGGAAAAATCCATGCCCGGCATGCTGGAGACCATTCTCGACGTCGGGATGAACCCGACGAGCGCGCATGGCCTCATTCGCGCGACCGGCAACCCCCGCCTCGCCTTTGATTCCCATCGCCGTTTCATCCAGATCTATGCCCAAGTGGTCGGCGGCATGGTGGCCCAGCCATTCGAGGAGGCCTTGGCGCGCATGATGCGCGCGGAAGACGCCGCGCATGAAGGCGAGCTCGATCCCGAGGCACTGGAGCGGCTGGCCGGCGAATTCCTGGCGCTGGCCGCCGCCGAAGAGGCCGCGCCGCCGCCCGACCCTGTTGCGCAGCTCTTTTTCGCGGCGCGCGCGGTCTATCTGTCCTGGCAAAGCCCGCGCGCCATCCTCTATCGCAAGATGAACGGGCTCGAAAATCTGCTCGGCACCGCCGTCACTATCCAGACCATGGTTTTCGGCAATTCGGGCGGAGCGTCCGGCTCCGGCGTCGCCTTTTCCCGCGATCCCGCGACCGGCGCCAAACAGCTCTATGCCGATTTCCTGTTCGACGCCCAGGGAGAAGACGTGGTCTCGGGCCGGCGCACGCCGGTTGACGCCGGAGCGCTCAAGCGACGGCTTCCCGAGGTCGCGGCCCAGCTCGCGGCCGGCGCCGAAACCCTCGAAAAAGACCGGCGCGACGTGCAGGACGTTGAATTCACCGTCGAGAATGGCAAGCTCTTCTTCCTCCAGACCCGCTCCGCCAAGCGCACCCCGCGCGCGGCGCTGAAAATCGCGGTCGATCTGGCGACCGAAGGCCTGATCGACAAAAGTGAGGCCCTGCGCCGGGTCACCGACGTCGATCTGACGAAAGCGGGCCGCGCCGCTTTCGTCCAGGCGGCGCCGGCGGTCGCCAGGGCGACCGTCGCCGCGCCCGGCGTCGCCTGCGGCCGCGCCTGTTTCACCAGCGCCCAGGCCGAAGAGGTCGCGCGGCGCGGGGAGAAAGCCATCCTGATCCGCCGCGACACCTCCACGGAAGATGTCGCGGGCTTCGCCGCCGCCGACGGCATTCTCACCGCGATCGGCGGGCGCACGTCCCACGCGGCCGTCGTCGCCCGCCAGATGGGCAAGGCCTGCCTCGTCGGCTGCGCGACGCTTTCCATCGACCCGGACGACCGCGCCGCTGCGCTCGGTGAAAAGCGCCTGCGCCAGGGCGACTGGATCGCGCTCGACGGAACCACCGGCGAAATCTCGCTGGGCCAGCGCGACATTGCGATCGCGGAAGCGAAGGAAAGCGCGATTTTGCGGCATTGGCGGGATGAGGACGCGCGGCGCCGCTGA